Below is a window of Mycolicibacterium rhodesiae NBB3 DNA.
CACGCGACGTCGCAGACAAGGTGCTCGATCCGATCGTCGACGCCCACGAGAAAGCCGAGACCTATCCCGACGGGGTGTTCCCCGCACTCGGGGCGGCCGGGCTACTGAGCCTGCCGCAGCCCGAGGAGTGGGGCGGCGGGGGCCAGCCGTTCGAGGTGTACCTACAGGTGCTCGAGGAGCTCGCGGCGCGCTGGGCGGCCGTCGCGGTCGCGGTCAGTGTGCACAGCCTGTCGTCGCATCCGCTACTGGCCTTCGGCAGCGACGAGCAGAAACAGCGCTGGCTTCCCGGCATGCTCTCCGGCGAACAGATCGGGGCCTACAGCCTCTCCGAGCCCCAGGCCGGTTCCGACGCGGCGGCGCTGCGCTGCGCTGCCAGAGGCGACGGTGACGGTTATGTACTCAACGGGTCCAAGGCATGGATCACTCACGGCGGGGTCGCCGACTTCTACACGTTGTTCGCCCGCACCGGCGAAGGCTCACGCGGCATCTCGTGCTTCCTGGTGCCCGGCGACCTTGACGGCCTGTCCTTCGGAAAGCCCGAGGAGAAGATGGGGCTGCATGCCGTACCCACCACGTCGGCGTTCTACGATCAGGCGCGCATCGGCGCCGACCGGCTCATCGGCGCCGAGGGGCAGGGGCTGACGATCGCGTTCTCCGCCCTGGACGCCGGCCGGCTAGGCATCGCCGCCGTGGCCACCGGGCTGGCGCAGGCCGCGCTCGACGAAGCCGTCGCTTACGCCAACGAGCGAACGACGTTCGGCCGCAAGATCATCGACCATCAGGGACTCGGTTTCCTGCTCGCCGACATGAGTGCCGCGGTGGTCAGTGCGCGGGCCACCTACCTCGATGCCGCACGGCGCCGCGACGCGGGCCACCCGTATTCGCAGCAGGCCAGCGTCGCCAAGCTCGTCGCCACCGACGCGGCGATGAAGGTGACCACCGACGCGGTGCAGGTGTTCGGCGGCGCCGGTTACACCCGCGACTACCGCGTCGAGCGCTACATGCGCGAAGCCAAGATCATGCAGATCTTCGAGGGCACCAATCAGATTCAGCGCCTTGTAATTTCACGCGGTTTGGTTAGTTGATCCCGCGAGCAGACGCAAAGGTGCCTAAATATGCTCTATTTGGGGCAGGTTTGCGTCTGCTCGCGGGGGCCCAGCTCACGCGGCCTCACTGGATGAACTCGGTGATGGCGTTGACGAACTCGCCGGGGGCCTCGACCATCGGGCTGTGCCCCACCCCGGGGATGACGACCGGAGTCAGACCCGCCTCGCGATAGCGCTGGACGTTGGACGCGGTCGGTGTCAGCACATCGCGCTCACCCCAGACGACGAGCACGGGTTTCGCCAGACCGGCCAGCCGATCCGCCGCGGCACGATCCCCGCCCTGCTTCCCCGACTCGCAGACACCCGCGTGGGTGAGTTGCTCCAGCGAGCGGTGTGCGAGCGGCGGCACGGGAAAATCGGGCGCGAAGCCCGTCTGCAGCGCGCTGTCGGTGATCGCGTCCACCGGCCGCAGCAGGTCCACCGCGGGCCCGATGAGCGGTGTGCAGGCCAGGCCGGCCAGAGCCGACTCGTCGACGAGGCCCTCGGCGGCGGGTGAATCGGAAACCACCACGCGCTCAACACGTTCGGAATCCAGTTCGGTGAGCGCGATCGCGACGAGGCCGCCCATCGAATGGCCCACCAGCACCGCATGTTCGACGCCGAGGTCATCCAGCGCCCGCCGGACCGCCTCGGCCTGCCCGTCGATGCCGTACTGCTCGACGTCGCTCGGTGCCTCCGAGCCGCCGTGGCCGACAAGATCGATGGCGACCACCCGCCGGCCCGGCAGAGCCGCGGCGACGCGATCCCACCACTGCACCGACGCCGAGTAGCCATGGAGCAGCACGACCGCACGATCTGAAGGCGGACCGAACTCCTTGACGTTCAGATCCGGGCCGTCGAGTACGAGCACCCTGCCGCCGTCGAACGGCGCCGCGTCACGCGTGGTTCGCGATACGAGAAGTGCGTTCGCAGCCAGTGCCGCGACCGCCACAACGGTAACGATCGCCATGATTCGCCACTTCATCGGCCGGACGCTACTCGCGACGTCGCGTTGAGCGCCAACGGTTTTTCGCGTCAACCGCTCTCCGGCGGCGATGTCGCGGTGACCTGCGTGCCCTGACCGATCACCGATTCGATCTCCATCGCACCGCCCATCGCGTCGAACCGCGCCAGCAGCGAACCCAAACCGATGTGCCCGTCGGCGACGTAACTCGCAACGATCGCGGGGTCGAAACCTCTGCCATCGTCGGCGATGGTCAGCACGACGCGGTCACCGCGACGCGACAACCCCACCCGCACGGTGGTGGCGCGTGCGTGCTTGGAGATGTTCATCAGCAGTTCTCTGGCAGCCCGGTACAGCAGCTGCTGAGACTCCGGTTTCCCGACGTCTTCGAGATCGGCGTGCACCGTGTGATCGCCACGGGCCTCGAACTGCCGCAACAGTTCTCGCACGGCCGGGGTCAGTCCCAACTGGGCCAGCACCTGGGGATGCAGTTCGGTGACCGTCGACCGCAGGGCGGCGGCGGTCTGCTGCAGCGCGGTGTGGACGGCTTCGAGTGCCGGATCGTCGTTGCGCTCGCGGACCTCGTCGAGGTCCAGCCGCGCCGCCAGCAACGTCTGCAGCGGTCCGTCGTGCAGATGCTCGGCGACTTCCCGGTTGTGCCGCTCGTCGGCCTGCATCGCCTCCGACACCAACTGCCTGCGGACGTTCTGCAGCTTGTTGACTCGCGCTCGGCGGCGCACCAGCACCACGCACAGCGCGGTCGTGGCGGCGGCGGCCCACAGCAGGAAGCCGACATGGGTGTACACGATGTCGGGCATTCCGACGGTGTCGTCGCGTTTGGAGTACACGATCCAGACCACCAGGTAGCACAGCGCGGTGCCGGTGCCGAGGATCGCGGTGAGCGCCGGCCGGTCCTGGAACGCCACCGCAATCGGCAGCAGGAAGAACACCGGCAGCAACGCCGCCGTCGCTCCACCTGACACCAGGCACAGCACCACGACGACCAGCACGTCGAAAGCCGTCGAGGTCCAGTCCGCCCAGCGCGGCACGGGACCGCGCAGCACGACGATCAGCCACCCCACGGCCGCGATGGCGTAGGCCCCCAGCACCACCTCGTAGACCTCGGGCAACCAGTGGTCGACCTCCCACGTATAGACCAGCAGGCCGATGAGTGCGATAAGCGGCAGCCGCAGAAAAGCGGTGACCCGCACGGGCTCTGCCGCGAGATAGCCGGCGATGCGGTCCAGCACCGCTAGTCCAGCAGCTTGCGGCGCATCGCCTCGGCGACCGCGGCGGCGCGGTCGTTCACCCCGAGTTTCTCGTAGAGACGCTGCACGTGGGTCTTGACCGTCGAGGGGGCCAGGAACAGCTCCTTGGCCATCGCGGGAATGCTGCTGCCCGCCGCGATCAGCTTCAGCACTTCACGTTCGCGGGGGCTCAGCACCGGCCCCTCCGGCTCCGCCCGCTTACGGATCTCACCCACCAACCCCGCGGCCAGGCTGGGCGCGACGACATCGCGTCCCTTGGCACAGTCCAGCACGGCGTTCACCAGCTCGGAGCGGCTGGACTCCTTCGGCAGGAAGCCGGCCGCACCCTCCTGCAGAGCCTTGAAGACGATCGCCGACTCGTCGTGTGCGGAGATCAGCAGCACGCGGGTCGGCAGCTCGTCACGCTGTACCGCGGCGGCGACTTCGGCGCCGTCCATCCCCGGCATCCGGTAGTCCAGCAGCGCGACCTGCGGCAGATGCGTGCGGATCGCCTCGAGTGCCGACACCCCGTCGTCGGCCTCGGCGACCACCTCGATCGACCCGCTGGATACGAGTGCACGCACCACACCGTCGCGGAACATCGGATGGTCGTCACCCACCACGACTCGCACTTTTTCGCTGGTCAGGCCTGTCGACACACATGCCAGCTTCGCACAGATCGTTCGAATGGATGAGAACGAATCGATCCGGCTCGCCGCTTGATTGCGCGACGTGCGCGGCGATGGCTGCGCCGCGGCCCGGGGTCCCGACCGTTGTCCCCCGATCGGGGGACAACCGATTCCCCCTGGTCACGGGTCGATCAGCCGACAGACTGTGCGCCCCCGGCAGGCGATAGTTGGTTCAACGCCGGAACAGCCGGAACAAGCCACCAGACAGGATCACTCCCATGAGCGCCACCCGCACCTTCACCCGATACATCGCCCTTCCGGTGGTCTCGGCCGGCATCCTCGGCGGCGCCGCGCTCGGCCTGGCGGGAATGGCCAGTGCGGGCACGTACTCCTACCAGCCGGAGCCGCGTCCGGGCCTGGTCGCAACCCCGAACACCATCGCCCATCCCCCGGTCATCGTGGTGCCCCGTCATCGCGGCTACCAGGGCGGCGCCGGGTTCGTCATCGACCTCGGAGGCGGTGAATAGGCCCTACCAGAGCACGATCTCGGCGCCTCGCTCCGACTCCGGGCGGGGGCCGAAGTACCGCCGCTGCGTTTCGTCGATCCTGCGGTCGTTGATGCTGGCCTCCCGGCGCGCCATCAGGCCGTCGGGGCTGAACTCCCACAGCTCGTTGCCGTAGCTGCGAAACCACTGCCCGCCCGCGTCGCGGCATTCGTACTGGAACCGCACGGCGATCCGGTTGTCGTGAAAGTCCCACAGGCTCTTGCGTAATACGTAGTCGAGTTCGCGCTGCCACTTCTGGGTGAGGAACGCGACGATCTCGGCGCGGCCGACAACGTGCACGTCGCGGTTACGCCACTGCGAATCAACGGTGTAGGCCAAACTCACCCGCTCCGGGTCGCGTGTGTTCCAGGCATCCTCGGCGGCCTGGACCTTCTGAATGGCGGTCTCGTGCGTGAACGGCGGGAAGGGCGGACGGCTTTCGGTCATGTCCTCTTATACGTGTCATGGACTGCCGCGATCGGGGTTTTTACGGGTGCCATATCGTGACGGTCATGGACTTTGCGATGTCGGCCAAAGGGCAGGACTTCCACGATCGGCTCTCCGAATTCATGACCGAGTTCGTGTTCCCCGCTGAGAAGGACTACGAGGCGTACCGGCACGAGAAGGGTCCGGACGACCACACGGTTCCGCCCATCATCGAAGAACTCAAGAAGCTGGCCAGAGAACGTGGCCTGTGGAATCTGTTCCTTCCGTCGGAGTCGGGTCTGTCCAACCTCGAGTACGCGCCGCTGGCCGAGCTGACCGGCTGGAGCATGGAGATCGCGCCCGAGGTGACCAACTGCGCGGCGCCCGACACCGGCAACATGGAAACACTGCACCTGTTCGCGAACGAGGAACAGAGCAAGCAGTGGCTCGAGCCGCTGCTGAACGGTGAAATCCGCAGCGCCTTCGCGATGACGGAGCCCGCGGTCGCCTCCAGCGACGCGCGCAACATCCAGACGACGATGCTGCGTGACGGCGACGACTACGTCATCAACGGTCGCAAATGGTGGATCACCGGAGCCGCCGACCCGCGCTGCAAGGTCCTGATCGTGATGGGCCGCACCAATCCCGACGCAGCCAGCCATCAGCAGCAGTCGATGATCCTGGTCCCGATCGACACGCCCGGGGTGTCGGTGCTTCGGTCGCTTCCGGTGTTCGGCTGGCAGGACCAGCACGGACACTGCGAGATCACTTTCGACAACGTGCGGGTGCCGGTCGCGAACCTGCTCGGCGAAGAGGGTGGCGGCTTCGCGATCGCGCAGGCCCGCCTCGGGCCGGGGCGCATCCACCACTGCATGCGCGCCATCGGGGTCGCCGAGCGCGCCATGGCGTTGATGATCGACCGGGTCAACACACGCATCGCGTTCGGCAAGCCGCTCGCAGACCAGGGCGTGGTGCAGCAGCAGGTTGCGCAGTCCCGCAACGAAATCGAGCAGAGCCGGGTGTTGTGTCACAAGGCCGCGTGGGTGATCGACAAGCACGGAAACAAGAGCAAGGAAGCCCAGCAGCTGGTCGCGATGATCAAGTCGGTCGCGCCGCAGATGGCGTGCAATGTGATCGACCGGGCGATCCAGGTGCACGGTGCGGCGGGTGTCAGCGACGACACCGTATTGGCCCGGCTCTACGGATGGCACCGGGCGATGCGCCTGTTCGACGGACCCGACGAGGTGCACATGCGGACCATCGCGCGCGCCGAACTCGGCCGGGAGAAGTCGGCTTTCGCCGCCGCGGTGACACAGTCGGTGACCCGGTAGTGGCTGCCAACCCTGACGCCCTGTCAGGGGCGTGGAACTTCCGCGATATCGCCGAGGAGGCCGGTATCCGGCCGGGCCGGTTCTTTCGGTCCAGCGAGTTGAGCGGGCTCGACGACTCCGGGCGGGCGGGCCTCCGCGGTTTCGGCATCACCGATGTCGCTGACCTCCGCTCCGAGCGCGAGGTCGAACGCCGGGGCGCGGGTCGCGTGCCCGGCGGCGTGGTGATCCACCGGCTGCC
It encodes the following:
- a CDS encoding alpha/beta fold hydrolase, whose protein sequence is MKWRIMAIVTVVAVAALAANALLVSRTTRDAAPFDGGRVLVLDGPDLNVKEFGPPSDRAVVLLHGYSASVQWWDRVAAALPGRRVVAIDLVGHGGSEAPSDVEQYGIDGQAEAVRRALDDLGVEHAVLVGHSMGGLVAIALTELDSERVERVVVSDSPAAEGLVDESALAGLACTPLIGPAVDLLRPVDAITDSALQTGFAPDFPVPPLAHRSLEQLTHAGVCESGKQGGDRAAADRLAGLAKPVLVVWGERDVLTPTASNVQRYREAGLTPVVIPGVGHSPMVEAPGEFVNAITEFIQ
- a CDS encoding DUF1348 family protein; amino-acid sequence: MTESRPPFPPFTHETAIQKVQAAEDAWNTRDPERVSLAYTVDSQWRNRDVHVVGRAEIVAFLTQKWQRELDYVLRKSLWDFHDNRIAVRFQYECRDAGGQWFRSYGNELWEFSPDGLMARREASINDRRIDETQRRYFGPRPESERGAEIVLW
- a CDS encoding acyl-CoA dehydrogenase family protein — protein: MPVDRLLPTDEAHDLIALTRDVADKVLDPIVDAHEKAETYPDGVFPALGAAGLLSLPQPEEWGGGGQPFEVYLQVLEELAARWAAVAVAVSVHSLSSHPLLAFGSDEQKQRWLPGMLSGEQIGAYSLSEPQAGSDAAALRCAARGDGDGYVLNGSKAWITHGGVADFYTLFARTGEGSRGISCFLVPGDLDGLSFGKPEEKMGLHAVPTTSAFYDQARIGADRLIGAEGQGLTIAFSALDAGRLGIAAVATGLAQAALDEAVAYANERTTFGRKIIDHQGLGFLLADMSAAVVSARATYLDAARRRDAGHPYSQQASVAKLVATDAAMKVTTDAVQVFGGAGYTRDYRVERYMREAKIMQIFEGTNQIQRLVISRGLVS
- a CDS encoding response regulator; the protein is MSTGLTSEKVRVVVGDDHPMFRDGVVRALVSSGSIEVVAEADDGVSALEAIRTHLPQVALLDYRMPGMDGAEVAAAVQRDELPTRVLLISAHDESAIVFKALQEGAAGFLPKESSRSELVNAVLDCAKGRDVVAPSLAAGLVGEIRKRAEPEGPVLSPREREVLKLIAAGSSIPAMAKELFLAPSTVKTHVQRLYEKLGVNDRAAAVAEAMRRKLLD
- a CDS encoding sensor histidine kinase, which codes for MLDRIAGYLAAEPVRVTAFLRLPLIALIGLLVYTWEVDHWLPEVYEVVLGAYAIAAVGWLIVVLRGPVPRWADWTSTAFDVLVVVVLCLVSGGATAALLPVFFLLPIAVAFQDRPALTAILGTGTALCYLVVWIVYSKRDDTVGMPDIVYTHVGFLLWAAAATTALCVVLVRRRARVNKLQNVRRQLVSEAMQADERHNREVAEHLHDGPLQTLLAARLDLDEVRERNDDPALEAVHTALQQTAAALRSTVTELHPQVLAQLGLTPAVRELLRQFEARGDHTVHADLEDVGKPESQQLLYRAARELLMNISKHARATTVRVGLSRRGDRVVLTIADDGRGFDPAIVASYVADGHIGLGSLLARFDAMGGAMEIESVIGQGTQVTATSPPESG
- a CDS encoding acyl-CoA dehydrogenase family protein; the encoded protein is MDFAMSAKGQDFHDRLSEFMTEFVFPAEKDYEAYRHEKGPDDHTVPPIIEELKKLARERGLWNLFLPSESGLSNLEYAPLAELTGWSMEIAPEVTNCAAPDTGNMETLHLFANEEQSKQWLEPLLNGEIRSAFAMTEPAVASSDARNIQTTMLRDGDDYVINGRKWWITGAADPRCKVLIVMGRTNPDAASHQQQSMILVPIDTPGVSVLRSLPVFGWQDQHGHCEITFDNVRVPVANLLGEEGGGFAIAQARLGPGRIHHCMRAIGVAERAMALMIDRVNTRIAFGKPLADQGVVQQQVAQSRNEIEQSRVLCHKAAWVIDKHGNKSKEAQQLVAMIKSVAPQMACNVIDRAIQVHGAAGVSDDTVLARLYGWHRAMRLFDGPDEVHMRTIARAELGREKSAFAAAVTQSVTR